From the genome of Actinomycetota bacterium, one region includes:
- a CDS encoding 50S ribosomal protein L25/general stress protein Ctc, whose amino-acid sequence MEQRLVAETRERTGKGAARKLRAAGRVPAILYGHGMDPLALSVDSRELFHLLHTGAGANVLVDLVVDGTEHLALPRDVQRDHIRGRFVHVDFLAVRRDEKINVTIPLRIVGESPGIKAGGVLEHHLWELNCECLATDVPEAIDVDISGLEIGSGVRVSDLKVRSGVTILTSPEDSVVAVTQPQVAVEEEEAAEAVEGEAAEEEGEGAAAEESEGAAEQPEG is encoded by the coding sequence ATGGAACAGAGGCTCGTCGCCGAGACACGAGAGCGAACCGGCAAGGGCGCCGCGCGGAAGCTGCGCGCCGCCGGCCGCGTGCCCGCGATCCTGTATGGCCACGGGATGGACCCTCTCGCGCTCTCCGTCGACTCGCGCGAGCTTTTCCATCTCCTTCACACCGGAGCCGGCGCGAATGTCCTCGTCGACCTCGTCGTCGACGGGACCGAGCACCTCGCGCTCCCGAGGGACGTTCAGCGCGATCACATCAGGGGCCGGTTCGTGCACGTCGACTTCCTCGCCGTTCGGCGCGATGAGAAGATCAACGTCACGATTCCACTCCGCATCGTGGGGGAGTCGCCCGGTATCAAGGCCGGCGGGGTCCTCGAGCACCACCTGTGGGAGCTCAATTGCGAGTGTCTCGCGACCGACGTGCCCGAGGCGATCGACGTCGACATCTCCGGGCTCGAGATCGGGTCCGGCGTTCGCGTGAGCGACCTGAAGGTCCGGAGCGGCGTCACGATCCTGACCAGCCCCGAGGACTCCGTCGTCGCGGTCACCCAACCGCAGGTGGCCGTCGAGGAGGAGGAGGCGGCCGAGGCCGTCGAGGGCGAGGCCGCCGAAGAAGAGGGCGAGGGCGCCGCGGCCGAGGAATCCGAAGGCGCGGCCGAGCAGCCCGAGGGCTAG
- the mfd gene encoding transcription-repair coupling factor, whose translation MLERLLDTLIGSDAFERLLTERARPVLARSDAGEDFVVAALARALQAPVMVVAAGPREAEPLVRGAEAWLGGDRVAYLAPWEALPYEGISPSPEVSARRAEAVRRLRDADGAFILVTTGLGAMQRIPPTLGATPPVEIRAGAELPPDALADGLVDLGYVRADVVEHRGEFAVRGGVVDVYPGTSRRPVRVEYWGDEIESLREFAPSSQLSTSPLKGVDVPPVRELITDAAVRQRAAALAPKHLDRIRDGLQRIADGLHAEGMESFAPLLFDHLPTPAELLPSGSWIVVTQARRTRDRARQAFDEAETIADASAWPGPRVLEPLDEAMAGRTQLHLTEFTEGVDLGITHWGTAQGNSVELARRAEDLRARGYRVLITAGGHGSLERAKEVVGSAATDAIEAPLAGGFVFAGGKLAVATEEDLFGSRRHTRAAPRLTKRRQDSIAEELVPGDYAVHRIHGVARYAGIHRRAVGGSERDYMVLEYAQGDRLSVPTDQVGMVARYIGGDVPRLSRLGSSDWARTTRRVKRAVKDMAGELVRLYSVRMSIEGHAFGPDTPWQAELEDAFPHAETGDQLTAIEEVKADMERPKPMDRLICGDVGFGKTEIAVRAAFKAMMDGKQVAVLVPTTLLAEQHFITFSERFAPFPVKVAMLSRFVPKLEQDRIVEDLKRGAIDVVIGTHRLLSRDISFKDLGLLVVDEEQRFGVAHKERLKKFRAQVDVLTMSATPIPRTLEMALTGIRDMSTVDTPPEDRQPVLTYVGQYDEGLALGAVRRELLREGQVFWVHNRVATIDRQAAWLQEQVPEARIVVAHGQMDESVLEKQMIRFWDRDADVLVCTVIIESGLDVPNANTLVVDSSHLLGLSQMYQLRGRVGRSTERAFAYFFFPPTRELTEEAHERLTTISRHQALGSGFQIALRDLEIRGAGNLLGAEQHGHIAAVGFDTYARLLQESVAELKGEPLPEEKEIRIELPVKAFVPPGWVAQEALRLDLYRRIGSAGAHDRLAEVRTETIDRYGQLPAEVETLFAVASLRVTCDRLGVMEVSTYKDQVRVKPVDLPSSLELELPQRVSNASYHRTTRTLNLTPDRIGGTELPAWVEQQLMRAMGAEEAVARMAG comes from the coding sequence GTGCTGGAACGCCTGCTCGACACGCTGATCGGCTCGGACGCCTTCGAGCGTCTGCTGACCGAACGTGCCCGGCCCGTGCTGGCGCGGTCGGATGCGGGCGAAGACTTCGTCGTCGCCGCGCTCGCCCGTGCGCTCCAAGCGCCGGTCATGGTGGTTGCAGCCGGACCGCGCGAGGCCGAACCGCTCGTTCGCGGCGCAGAAGCCTGGCTCGGCGGCGATCGGGTCGCCTACCTCGCGCCGTGGGAAGCGCTGCCGTACGAGGGGATCAGCCCGTCTCCCGAGGTCTCGGCGCGTCGCGCAGAGGCCGTTCGCCGGCTCCGCGACGCCGACGGCGCGTTCATCCTCGTCACCACGGGCCTCGGCGCCATGCAGCGGATCCCGCCGACGCTCGGCGCGACGCCGCCGGTCGAGATCCGAGCGGGCGCGGAGCTTCCCCCGGACGCGCTCGCCGACGGGCTGGTCGATCTCGGATACGTGCGCGCGGACGTGGTCGAACACCGCGGCGAGTTCGCCGTCCGCGGCGGCGTCGTCGACGTCTACCCCGGCACCAGCCGCCGGCCCGTCCGTGTGGAGTACTGGGGCGATGAGATCGAATCGCTCCGCGAGTTCGCGCCGTCGAGTCAGCTCTCGACGTCACCCCTCAAGGGCGTCGATGTTCCGCCGGTCCGCGAGCTCATCACCGACGCGGCGGTCCGGCAACGCGCAGCCGCGCTCGCGCCGAAACACCTCGACCGCATCCGCGACGGATTGCAGCGGATCGCCGACGGACTGCACGCCGAGGGAATGGAGTCGTTCGCGCCGCTGCTGTTCGATCACCTACCGACGCCCGCCGAGCTTCTGCCATCGGGCTCGTGGATCGTCGTCACACAGGCGCGGCGAACGCGCGATCGCGCGCGGCAGGCGTTCGACGAGGCCGAGACCATCGCCGACGCGAGCGCGTGGCCCGGTCCCCGTGTGCTCGAGCCGCTCGATGAAGCCATGGCCGGTCGAACCCAGCTCCATCTGACCGAGTTCACCGAGGGCGTCGACCTGGGGATCACGCACTGGGGAACCGCGCAGGGCAACTCCGTCGAGCTCGCACGCCGGGCCGAGGATCTTCGGGCGCGCGGTTACCGCGTCCTCATCACCGCGGGCGGGCACGGTTCACTCGAACGCGCGAAGGAGGTGGTCGGTTCCGCAGCCACCGATGCTATCGAGGCTCCGCTCGCCGGTGGATTCGTGTTCGCCGGCGGCAAGCTCGCCGTCGCAACCGAGGAGGACCTGTTCGGTTCACGTCGCCACACGCGAGCTGCGCCACGACTGACGAAGCGCCGGCAAGATTCGATCGCCGAGGAGCTCGTGCCGGGCGACTACGCGGTCCATCGGATCCACGGTGTCGCGAGGTACGCGGGGATCCACCGTCGGGCCGTCGGCGGCTCCGAACGCGACTACATGGTCCTCGAGTACGCGCAGGGCGATCGCCTGAGCGTTCCGACGGACCAGGTGGGGATGGTCGCGCGTTACATCGGAGGCGACGTGCCCCGCCTGTCGCGCCTCGGCAGCAGCGACTGGGCTCGAACCACTCGGCGCGTCAAGCGCGCCGTGAAGGACATGGCCGGCGAGCTCGTCCGCCTGTACTCGGTGCGCATGTCGATCGAAGGTCACGCGTTCGGTCCCGATACGCCGTGGCAGGCCGAGCTCGAGGACGCCTTCCCGCACGCCGAGACGGGCGATCAGCTCACGGCGATCGAGGAGGTCAAGGCCGACATGGAGCGGCCGAAGCCGATGGATCGCCTGATCTGCGGCGACGTGGGGTTCGGCAAGACGGAGATCGCCGTGCGCGCCGCGTTCAAGGCAATGATGGACGGCAAGCAGGTCGCTGTTCTCGTCCCAACCACGCTCCTCGCCGAACAGCACTTCATCACGTTCTCCGAGCGGTTCGCGCCGTTCCCCGTGAAGGTGGCGATGCTGTCACGCTTCGTCCCGAAGCTAGAGCAAGACCGGATCGTCGAAGACCTGAAGAGGGGCGCGATCGACGTCGTGATCGGGACGCATCGCCTCCTGTCGCGCGACATCTCGTTCAAGGACCTCGGCCTGCTCGTCGTCGACGAGGAGCAGCGCTTCGGCGTCGCGCACAAGGAGCGGCTGAAGAAGTTCCGCGCGCAGGTGGACGTGCTGACGATGTCGGCAACGCCGATCCCACGGACGCTCGAGATGGCCCTCACCGGCATCCGGGACATGTCGACCGTCGACACGCCCCCAGAGGATCGCCAGCCGGTGCTGACCTACGTCGGCCAGTACGACGAGGGACTCGCCCTCGGCGCGGTTCGGCGCGAGCTGCTCCGGGAGGGTCAGGTCTTCTGGGTCCACAATCGCGTCGCGACGATCGACCGTCAGGCAGCGTGGTTGCAGGAACAGGTCCCCGAGGCACGGATCGTCGTCGCCCACGGACAGATGGACGAGTCGGTCCTGGAAAAGCAGATGATCCGGTTCTGGGACCGCGACGCCGACGTTCTCGTATGCACCGTGATCATCGAGTCCGGCCTCGACGTCCCGAACGCCAACACCCTCGTCGTGGACTCCTCGCACTTGCTCGGGTTGTCGCAGATGTATCAGCTGCGTGGGCGGGTCGGACGGAGCACGGAACGCGCCTTCGCCTACTTCTTCTTCCCGCCGACGCGTGAGCTCACCGAGGAAGCGCACGAGCGGCTCACGACGATCAGCCGCCACCAGGCGCTCGGCAGCGGCTTCCAGATCGCGCTCCGCGACCTGGAGATCCGGGGGGCGGGCAATCTGCTCGGCGCCGAGCAGCACGGGCACATCGCCGCCGTCGGGTTCGACACGTACGCGCGGTTGCTTCAGGAGTCGGTTGCCGAGCTGAAGGGCGAGCCGCTCCCGGAGGAGAAGGAGATTCGGATCGAGCTTCCGGTGAAGGCGTTCGTTCCGCCGGGATGGGTCGCGCAGGAGGCACTCCGTCTCGACCTGTATCGGCGCATCGGGTCCGCCGGCGCGCACGACCGGCTGGCCGAGGTGCGGACCGAGACGATCGACCGCTACGGGCAGTTGCCCGCCGAGGTGGAGACGCTCTTCGCCGTCGCGTCGCTTCGCGTCACGTGCGATCGCCTCGGCGTGATGGAGGTCTCGACGTACAAGGACCAGGTGCGTGTGAAGCCGGTCGACCTGCCCTCGTCGCTCGAGCTCGAACTGCCGCAGCGCGTGTCGAACGCCTCGTACCACCGCACGACGCGAACGTTGAACCTGACTCCTGATCGGATCGGCGGTACGGAGCTGCCGGCGTGGGTGGAACAGCAACTGATGCGCGCAATGGGTGCGGAGGAAGCGGTTGCTAGGATGGCCGGGTGA
- a CDS encoding peptidylprolyl isomerase, which translates to MIRPLLLFLWRRRVVAMLAVASIALAACSSGTSAAIVGDAAISHDRVRTDMVLFTFLSGLSGAPCGSPVDGESADAACARFTLTNEIQEEMVKAYAVTHDITVEDRAVADAIEQLQQSLGGTDQVEARLAEDGLTLADLRALARRLLLFGEVQDTVIAERLGDEELRALYEESKDQFTTVEVHHILLQDRGDAEDVAREATAENFAQLARLRSTDPQSAESGGNLGSFSESQFRSQFDPVFVDAALGLPVGGISDVVETQFGFHVIYLARRDVATFEDVRDQLSAQQASRVFGEWMRERYGDVDVEVNPRYGRLDAATFSVVPIRSTENEPASPTQQTPGL; encoded by the coding sequence GTGATCCGCCCCCTCCTGTTGTTCCTTTGGCGTCGCCGCGTCGTTGCCATGCTCGCCGTCGCCTCGATCGCGCTTGCGGCCTGTTCATCCGGTACATCGGCGGCGATCGTGGGCGACGCGGCGATCTCGCACGATCGCGTTCGGACCGACATGGTGTTGTTCACCTTCCTGTCGGGTCTTTCCGGCGCGCCGTGCGGATCGCCGGTCGACGGTGAGAGCGCCGATGCTGCGTGCGCGCGGTTCACGCTGACGAACGAGATCCAAGAGGAGATGGTGAAGGCGTACGCCGTGACCCACGACATCACGGTGGAGGACCGCGCCGTGGCCGACGCCATCGAGCAGTTGCAGCAGAGCCTCGGCGGGACGGACCAGGTCGAGGCGCGTCTGGCCGAGGACGGCCTGACGCTCGCCGATCTCCGCGCGCTCGCGCGACGTTTGCTGCTGTTCGGCGAGGTCCAGGACACCGTGATCGCCGAGCGCCTCGGGGACGAGGAACTGAGAGCGTTGTACGAGGAATCGAAGGATCAGTTCACGACCGTGGAGGTTCACCATATCCTGCTGCAGGACCGCGGCGATGCCGAGGATGTCGCCCGTGAGGCGACGGCCGAGAACTTCGCGCAACTCGCGCGGTTGCGCTCGACCGATCCCCAATCGGCCGAGAGCGGCGGCAACCTCGGCTCGTTCTCGGAGTCGCAGTTCCGATCGCAGTTCGATCCGGTGTTCGTCGACGCGGCGCTGGGGCTCCCGGTGGGCGGCATCTCCGATGTCGTCGAGACGCAGTTCGGGTTCCACGTCATCTACTTGGCGCGCCGGGACGTCGCGACGTTCGAGGACGTGCGTGACCAGCTCTCGGCACAGCAGGCGTCTCGCGTGTTCGGCGAATGGATGCGCGAGCGATACGGGGACGTCGACGTCGAGGTGAATCCGCGATACGGGCGCCTCGATGCAGCGACGTTCTCCGTCGTCCCCATTCGCAGCACCGAGAACGAGCCGGCATCGCCGACGCAGCAGACGCCCGGCTTGTGA
- the mazG gene encoding nucleoside triphosphate pyrophosphohydrolase: MTGGSGGPRSERERASVGPPEKGDAVESVLADLAKRPVPSSRHGQALLDLVRVMARLRGPGGCPWDHEQTHRSLARHLLEETHEALDAIDTDDLELLREELGDVLLQVVFHAQIAADDRAWDIDDVADGITRKLIRRHPHVFGDVDVSGADEVLVNWERIKAEEKGEAPLEEDIPETLPALARAAKVQRRAGGWGFEWRSVDSALEALDEEVAELRRYTDAANAEEEIGDVLFATVALARKLGVDAESALRRTTRGFAERYERFNELLRERGRSLDELSEAEIRSLFRQARA, encoded by the coding sequence GTGACGGGGGGGTCGGGGGGCCCAAGAAGCGAGCGCGAACGCGCGAGCGTTGGCCCCCCGGAAAAGGGGGACGCGGTCGAGTCCGTCCTCGCCGACCTCGCCAAGCGCCCGGTCCCCTCGTCGAGGCATGGCCAGGCGCTCCTGGATCTCGTGCGCGTGATGGCGCGGCTCCGCGGCCCTGGCGGATGTCCCTGGGACCACGAGCAGACGCATCGCTCGCTGGCGAGACACCTGCTCGAGGAGACGCACGAGGCGCTCGACGCGATCGACACGGACGACCTCGAACTCCTGCGCGAGGAGCTCGGCGACGTGTTGCTTCAGGTGGTCTTCCACGCGCAGATCGCCGCAGACGATCGGGCGTGGGACATCGACGACGTCGCGGACGGCATCACCCGAAAGCTGATCCGGCGGCACCCCCACGTGTTCGGCGACGTCGACGTGTCGGGCGCGGACGAGGTGTTGGTGAACTGGGAGCGAATCAAGGCGGAGGAGAAAGGCGAGGCCCCACTCGAGGAGGACATCCCCGAGACGCTTCCCGCGTTAGCCCGCGCGGCGAAGGTTCAGCGTCGCGCCGGCGGTTGGGGTTTCGAGTGGCGCTCCGTCGATTCCGCGCTCGAGGCGCTCGACGAGGAGGTCGCCGAGCTCCGCCGGTACACCGACGCGGCCAACGCCGAAGAGGAGATCGGCGACGTGCTCTTCGCGACGGTGGCGCTCGCACGCAAGCTGGGCGTCGACGCAGAGAGCGCGTTGCGGAGGACGACGCGGGGATTCGCCGAGCGGTACGAGCGGTTCAACGAGCTCCTCCGCGAACGCGGCCGGAGCCTCGACGAGCTCTCCGAGGCGGAGATTCGTTCGCTCTTCCGTCAGGCTCGTGCGTAG
- a CDS encoding ribose-phosphate diphosphokinase produces the protein MEIVTKKKMMLFSGTTHPELAQEIADNLGVPISPCVISRFASGEIYVRAQESVRGVDVFVVQTHADPINESIMEQLVMIDAMKRASAKRITAVVPYYGYSRQDKKGLAREPISAKLVADLLTVAGADRVVSVDLHAGQIQGFFDFPFDHLTALPVLTTYLHDDLGLHDEELVVVAPDAGRIKTAERLRESLHADLAYLYKRRSRHEAHKIEEIAVVGEVQGRPCVLVDDMIDTASTVAAGASVLAQHGAGPIYAAATHGVLSGKAVQLLEEAPIREVVITNTVPVPEEKMFGKLKVLSIAPLIADALRAVFEDASVSELFHGENQ, from the coding sequence GTGGAGATCGTCACCAAGAAGAAGATGATGCTGTTCTCCGGGACCACCCACCCGGAGCTCGCCCAGGAGATCGCCGACAACCTCGGCGTACCGATCAGCCCCTGTGTGATCTCCCGCTTTGCCTCCGGCGAGATCTACGTCCGGGCCCAGGAGAGCGTTCGTGGTGTCGACGTCTTCGTCGTCCAGACCCACGCCGATCCGATCAACGAGTCGATCATGGAACAGCTGGTGATGATCGACGCCATGAAGCGGGCGAGCGCGAAGCGAATCACGGCGGTTGTCCCCTACTACGGCTATTCGCGCCAGGACAAGAAGGGACTCGCGCGCGAGCCGATCAGCGCCAAACTGGTCGCGGATCTGTTAACCGTGGCGGGCGCGGACCGAGTCGTCTCGGTGGACCTGCACGCAGGACAGATCCAGGGATTCTTCGACTTTCCGTTCGATCACCTCACGGCACTCCCCGTGCTGACCACCTACCTGCACGACGATCTGGGCCTGCACGACGAGGAACTGGTCGTGGTCGCGCCCGACGCCGGCCGCATCAAGACGGCAGAGCGGTTGCGCGAGAGCTTGCACGCCGATCTCGCGTACCTGTACAAGCGGCGGTCGCGCCACGAGGCACACAAGATCGAGGAGATCGCAGTCGTCGGAGAGGTCCAGGGGCGTCCGTGCGTCCTCGTCGACGACATGATCGACACCGCGTCGACGGTCGCGGCAGGCGCGAGCGTTCTTGCGCAGCACGGCGCAGGTCCCATCTACGCCGCGGCGACGCACGGCGTGCTCTCGGGCAAAGCGGTTCAGCTGCTCGAGGAGGCGCCGATCCGCGAGGTGGTCATCACCAACACCGTGCCGGTTCCCGAGGAGAAGATGTTCGGCAAGCTCAAGGTGCTCTCGATCGCGCCCCTGATCGCCGACGCGCTCCGCGCGGTGTTCGAGGACGCGAGCGTGTCGGAGCTGTTCCACGGAGAGAATCAGTAG
- the pth gene encoding aminoacyl-tRNA hydrolase, which translates to MTWLVAGLGNPGPGYAKNRHNIGHVVVDELCTRGGGRFKKVRFVPTDVCEIDELGERILLATAHAFMNESGPAFASLARKRRIDPDHVIAVHDEIDLPFGAMRVKFGGSTAGHNGLRSLSSALRTPDFYRIRLGVGRPTGRKDPADWVLEDFSKREEPDVANLIDDGADAVLSIVREGLRVTQDRFNRSAPRT; encoded by the coding sequence ATGACCTGGCTCGTCGCCGGGCTCGGCAACCCTGGCCCGGGGTACGCCAAGAACCGGCACAACATCGGCCACGTCGTGGTGGACGAGCTGTGCACGCGCGGCGGGGGGCGGTTCAAGAAGGTCCGGTTCGTTCCCACGGACGTATGTGAGATCGACGAGCTCGGCGAGCGGATCCTGCTCGCAACGGCGCATGCTTTCATGAACGAGAGCGGGCCTGCCTTCGCCTCGCTCGCCCGCAAGCGAAGGATCGACCCCGACCACGTGATCGCGGTCCACGACGAGATCGATCTCCCGTTCGGCGCCATGCGCGTGAAGTTCGGCGGCTCGACCGCGGGCCACAACGGGCTGCGATCACTGTCGAGCGCGCTCCGGACGCCGGACTTCTACCGGATCCGTCTCGGCGTCGGCAGGCCGACCGGCCGGAAGGATCCCGCCGACTGGGTGCTCGAGGACTTTTCCAAACGCGAGGAGCCGGACGTCGCCAACCTGATTGACGACGGCGCCGACGCGGTGCTCTCGATCGTTCGGGAAGGTCTTCGGGTGACGCAGGACCGGTTCAACCGCTCCGCCCCGCGCACGTAG
- a CDS encoding sigma-70 family RNA polymerase sigma factor translates to MSATVSRASEQQGRGLAELYERHAPAAVRLAYLITGDRERSRDIAQEAFVRVAARFRHLRFPDAFDAYLRRTVVNLCTSQFRRERVERDYLERERSHSVEAATDPPDLGARDELVRALRRLPARQRAAVVLRYYEDLSEEAMAEAMHVSVPAARSMLSRGMQMLRTMIDREDR, encoded by the coding sequence GTGAGCGCGACGGTGAGCAGGGCGAGCGAGCAACAGGGACGAGGACTCGCCGAACTGTACGAGCGGCACGCGCCGGCCGCGGTCAGGCTTGCCTACCTCATCACGGGCGACCGCGAACGCTCCCGGGACATCGCGCAGGAGGCGTTCGTCCGGGTTGCCGCCCGGTTCCGGCACCTCAGGTTTCCCGACGCGTTCGACGCGTATCTGCGCCGAACCGTCGTCAACCTATGCACCTCGCAGTTCCGTCGCGAGCGCGTCGAACGCGACTATCTGGAGCGTGAGCGGTCTCACTCGGTCGAAGCCGCTACCGATCCACCCGACCTCGGCGCGAGAGACGAGCTCGTCCGAGCGCTGAGGCGCCTACCCGCTCGGCAGCGTGCCGCGGTAGTCCTCCGCTACTACGAGGACCTGTCCGAGGAGGCGATGGCGGAGGCTATGCACGTTTCCGTCCCCGCGGCGCGCTCGATGCTGTCGCGAGGGATGCAGATGCTTCGAACGATGATCGACCGGGAGGACCGATGA
- a CDS encoding DUF222 domain-containing protein, with protein MFEDATHPLTAALDSATADVGRAQRRMLRLIADADRREVWRDAGARDTAHWLTIRYGISEWKARRWVGAAHALEDLPLIAEALEQGALGIDKVAELTRFATPETEARLIRWAATVSVGAVRHRGDLEATASIKDVRQTELSREVTWWYHDEGRRFGLEADLPAASGPVIVNALEREADRIAVLPGEEDEVYASARRADALVALCSARIGSDPEPDRATVVVHARLDGLQRDTGGCEIEGGPVIHPQTVRRLLCNARVQTVVEDRDGNVLGIGRVSREPPQWMLRQVRHRDRECRFPGCGARRFTEAHHLRWWRHGGRTDLANLALVCSFHHRLVHEHGWSARRESTGDLLWRRPDGTRYESGPSPGTTKVFERAV; from the coding sequence ATGTTCGAAGACGCGACGCATCCGCTGACTGCTGCACTCGACAGTGCGACCGCAGACGTCGGTCGCGCGCAGCGACGGATGCTGCGTCTGATCGCCGACGCCGATCGTCGAGAGGTCTGGCGCGATGCCGGTGCCCGCGACACCGCGCACTGGCTCACCATCCGCTACGGCATCTCCGAGTGGAAGGCAAGGCGGTGGGTCGGCGCCGCACACGCCCTGGAGGATCTACCGCTGATCGCCGAAGCGTTGGAGCAAGGAGCGCTCGGCATCGACAAGGTGGCGGAGCTCACTCGGTTCGCCACGCCCGAGACCGAGGCGCGCCTGATCCGGTGGGCGGCGACGGTCTCGGTCGGCGCGGTCCGCCACCGGGGCGACCTCGAGGCCACGGCATCCATCAAGGACGTCCGGCAGACCGAGCTGAGCCGCGAGGTCACGTGGTGGTACCACGACGAGGGACGCCGGTTCGGCTTGGAGGCCGATCTTCCCGCCGCGTCCGGTCCGGTGATCGTCAACGCCCTGGAGCGTGAGGCCGACCGTATCGCGGTGCTGCCCGGCGAGGAGGACGAGGTGTACGCGTCGGCCCGCCGGGCCGACGCCCTGGTGGCGCTGTGCTCGGCCCGGATCGGCTCCGATCCCGAGCCCGACCGGGCCACGGTCGTGGTCCACGCCCGACTGGACGGCCTGCAGCGGGACACCGGCGGGTGTGAGATCGAGGGCGGTCCGGTGATCCACCCCCAGACGGTCCGGCGCCTGCTATGCAACGCCCGCGTGCAGACCGTGGTGGAGGATCGCGACGGGAACGTCCTTGGGATCGGGCGAGTCTCTCGCGAGCCGCCACAGTGGATGCTTCGACAGGTCCGCCACCGCGACCGGGAGTGCCGCTTCCCCGGCTGCGGGGCCAGGCGGTTCACCGAGGCCCATCACCTTCGGTGGTGGCGTCACGGGGGCAGAACCGACCTTGCCAACCTTGCGCTCGTCTGCTCGTTTCACCACCGGCTGGTCCACGAGCACGGCTGGTCGGCAAGACGCGAGTCGACCGGCGACCTCCTGTGGCGCCGTCCGGACGGAACGCGTTACGAATCCGGCCCGTCTCCAGGTACGACAAAGGTGTTCGAACGGGCCGTGTGA
- a CDS encoding methyltransferase domain-containing protein: MDDRAEPQAERCCFDDWVDDWSKTARKKGVARSITRSVLTGLEEAGLDRRTVLDVGCGIGDLSIEAVGRGAKSARGFDLSEKAIREARALARERGVDDRTMFEVGDGAKIELPRADVVVLNRVFCCYPDANGLLERSLAVAGSVYAFTIPRSSGFVGIWERTRTAVWNAWYRLRKSTFGGFQTYVHDVERIDARVRAAGFTLVRSSHPRLVWHLAVYARA, encoded by the coding sequence GTGGACGATCGCGCCGAGCCCCAAGCCGAACGGTGCTGCTTCGACGATTGGGTGGACGACTGGTCGAAGACCGCGCGCAAGAAGGGAGTCGCCCGCAGCATCACGCGGTCGGTGCTCACAGGCCTCGAGGAGGCGGGCCTTGACCGGCGAACCGTCCTCGACGTCGGCTGCGGAATCGGCGATCTATCGATCGAGGCCGTCGGACGAGGGGCTAAGAGCGCTCGCGGCTTCGACCTGTCCGAGAAGGCGATCCGCGAGGCGCGCGCGCTCGCGCGGGAACGGGGCGTCGACGACCGGACGATGTTCGAGGTGGGCGACGGGGCGAAGATCGAGCTTCCCCGCGCCGACGTCGTTGTGCTGAACCGCGTGTTCTGCTGCTACCCCGACGCGAACGGCCTCCTCGAACGCTCGCTCGCCGTCGCGGGATCCGTCTACGCGTTCACCATCCCCCGCTCGAGCGGTTTCGTCGGGATTTGGGAACGCACGCGAACCGCGGTCTGGAACGCGTGGTACCGGCTACGGAAGAGCACGTTCGGTGGATTCCAGACGTACGTCCACGACGTCGAACGGATCGACGCACGGGTTCGGGCCGCGGGCTTCACCTTGGTCCGGAGCTCGCACCCCCGGCTCGTCTGGCACCTCGCCGTCTACGCACGAGCCTGA